One region of Miscanthus floridulus cultivar M001 chromosome 19, ASM1932011v1, whole genome shotgun sequence genomic DNA includes:
- the LOC136526954 gene encoding protein MEI2-like 2, with protein sequence MDRSSDHFNPPGLAVPAASKSRQMAANNNPWRGPLPPLLNARAGFGDTSLFSSSLPVLPHQKYFSDSAHGTPSMDDTSAKMKVLADDPDEKDYKFDFDLRQIDDLLPDEDEFFAGITDDTEPVGQTNTMEELEEFDVFGNGGGMELDIDPVESITVSFANSSIVDGARGNGINPFGVPSTVGTVAGEHPFGEHPSRTLFVRNINSNVEDCELRSLFEQYGDIRTLYTATKHRGFVMISYFDIRAARNAMRALQNKPLRRRKLDIHFSIPKENPSDKDLNQGTLVIFNLDPSVSNEEVRQIFGAYGEVKEIRETPNKKHHKFIEFYDVRAAEAALRSLNKSEIAGKRIKLEPSRPGGTRRNLMQQLGHDLDQEEPRSYRHPHVGSPVANSPPGAWAQAHYSSPTDNNMLQAFTRSPTGNGMSPIGMPSLISNAPKIAPIGKDNNRSKYDQVFSNGNQSLGAAFQHSHSYQDHNSEHMSSSPGTLSGPQFLWGSPKPYSEHSKSPIWRPPAIGPALSSSSRTQGQGFLYSSRQASLFGSSDQHHHHVGSAPSGAPFESHFGFLPESPETSFMKQVRFGNMGSVGPARNGGGLMLGMASRASVNPGSSLIGSLTDNSSTNFRPILSPRLGQAFYTNPPYHGPVTFELDSSIDRARNRRVDSSVLQADSKRQYQLDLEKIRRGDDTRTTLMIKNIPNKYTSKMLLAAIDEVHKGTYDFFYLPIDFKNKCNVGYAFINMISPVHIISFYQAFNGKKWEKFNSEKVASLAYARIQGRSALISHFQNSSLMNEDKRCRPILFNPNGEDSANQEAFPINGICIHMPLEDDCLDNEEDKNQNEKTGESSTDIGGSL encoded by the exons ATGGATCGATCGTCAGATCATTTTAATCCTCCAG GTCTTGCGGTGCCTGCCGCCTCAAAGTCACGACAGATGGCCGCAAATAACAACCCTTGGAGGGGTCCTCTGCCACCGCTGCTCAATGCTCGTGCTGGCTTTGGTGATACAAGCCTCTTCTCAAGCTCACTGCCGGTTCTTCCTCACCAGAAGT ACTTTTCTGATTCTGCTCATGGTACCCCATCAATGGATGACACTTCAGCCAAAATGAAAGTGCTTGCTGATGATCCTGATGAGAAGGACTACaagtttgattttgatcttcgACAGATAGATGACTTGTTGCCTGACGAAGATGAGTTTTTCGCGGGGATCACAGATGACACTGAGCCCGTTGGGCAGACAAATACCATGGAGGAATTGGAGGAGTTTGATGTCTTTGGCAATGGAGGGGGCATGGAGCTGGACATTGACCCTGTGGAGAGCATCACAGTTAGTTTTGCAAATTCAAGTATTGTCGACGGGGCTAGAGGCAATGGCATCAACCCTTTTGGTGTCCCAAGCACTGTAGGAACTGTGGCTGGGGAGCATCCATTTGGAGAGCACCCTTCCAGGACCTTGTTTGTAAGGAACATCAATAGCAATGTCGAGGACTGTGAGCTGCGATCTTTGTTTGAG CAATATGGGGACATCCGGACCCTTTACACTGCAACAAAGCACAGGGGCTTTGTAATGATATCTTATTTCGATATCAGAGCTGCACGGAATGCAATGCGAGCATTGCAGAACAAACCTCTGAGGAGGAGAAAGCTGGACATTCATTTTTCCATCCCAAAG GAGAATCCATCTGACAAAGATTTAAACCAGGGAACTCTTGTTATTTTTAACTTGGATCCATCAGTTTCTAATGAAGAGGTTCGCCAGATTTTTGGGGCATATGGGGAAGTAAAGGAG ATAAGAGAGACACCAAACAAGAAACATCATAAGTTTATAGAGTTCTATGATGTAAGAGCAGCAGAGGCTGCACTTCGGTCACTGAATAAAAGTGAGATAGCTGGAAAGCGGATCAAGTTGGAACCAAGTCGTCCTGGTGGAACACGCAGAAA CTTGATGCAGCAGCTTGGTCATGATTTGGACCAAGAGGAGCCCAGAAGCTACAGACATCCTCATGTTGGTTCACCCGTTGCTAACTCTCCTCCAG GGGCATGGGCTCAGGCTCACTATAGTAGTCCAACAGATAACAATATGCTGCAAGCTTTCACGAGATCTCCAACTGGAAATGGAATGAGTCCTATCGGAATGCCTTCACTGATTTCAAATGCTCCAAAGATTGCTCCTATCGGCAAGGATAACAATCGGTCTAAATATGACCAAGTCTTCTCAAATGGTAACCAGTCCCTGGGAGCTGCATTTCAGCACTCCCACTCATACCAAGATCACAACAGTGAACACATGAGTTCTAGTCCTGGGACTTTATCAGGGCCCCAGTTTCTCTGGGGCAGTCCAAAGCCATATTCAGAACATTCAAAATCCCCTATTTGGCGTCCACCAGCAATCGGACCTGCATTGTCATCCAGCAGTCGCACTCAGGGCCAAGGATTCCTGTACAGTAGCCGTCAGGCTTCATTATTTGGTTCTTCAGATCAGCACCATCATCATGTTGGTTCTGCCCCTTCAGGTGCTCCATTCGAGAGCCATTTTGGCTTCTTACCTGAATCGCCTGAGACATCTTTTATGAAGCAAGTCAGGTTTGGGAACATGGGTAGTGTTGGTCCTGCCCGAAATGGGGGAGGCCTCATGCTGGGCATGGCTAGTCGAGCTTCTGTGAATCCTGGTTCTTCTCTAATTGGAAGTCTGACAGATAACAGCTCTACTAACTTCAGACCTATATTGTCACCGAGATTGGGACAGGCATTTTACACTAATCCTCCATACCATGGGCCTGTTACTTTCGAACTTGACAGCTCCATTGACCGTGCTCGTAACCGCCGAGTTGACAGCAGTGTGCTGCAAGCTGATAGCAAGAGGCAGTATCAGCTTGATCTGGAGAAGATTCGCAGAGGTGATGATACTCGGACGACATTGATGATTAAGAACATCCCGAACAA ATATACATCTAAGATGCTCCTGGCTGCAATTGATGAGGTTCACAAAGGAACTTATGACTTCTTCTACCTGCCAATTGATTTCAAG AACAAATGCAATGTTGGATATGCATTCATTAACATGATATCACCGGTGCACATTATATCCTTTTACCAG GCTTTTAATGGTAAGAAATGGGAGAAGTTCAACAGCGAGAAAGTAGCCTCGTTGGCTTATGCTAGAATTCAAGGACGGTCTGCACTGATATCACATTTTCAAAATTCAAGTTTGATGAATGAGGATAAGAGGTGCCGCCCCATTCTTTTTAATCCCAATGGCGAGGACTCTGCGAATCAG GAAGCATTTCCAATCAATGGCATATGCATCCACATGCCTCTGGAAGATGATTGCCTTGACAATGAAGAAGACAAGAACCAGAATGAGAAGACAGGAGAGAGCTCCACCGATATAGGTGGGAGTTTGTGA